In Lolium rigidum isolate FL_2022 chromosome 3, APGP_CSIRO_Lrig_0.1, whole genome shotgun sequence, the genomic window AGAAAATGCCAGACGTTTGCTTTATATAATTCGGGTTCCTTACGAAGATCCGAGCCTAGGGCAGACCGACTATTGTCATTCCAATCCCCACATACAGCTAACTAGGACATTATGGCCATGGCCAGTTAAAGTTCCAATCCCTACATACAGACTAACTAGGACATTATAGACATGGCCAGTTAAAGATCAATGGTCATCTCATTTCCCCTTTTACTAGATCGTGATTTGATATGTCGTTCTCCTATTTATATTCCTCCTAGAATCCAAGGGAATCCTCTACAAACTGTGTCGTGATGTTATAATGAGATATGTACCGTTGCTTTTGACCATTTGTTAAAGATTCTCAAACGCGGAATAATTGCAGCACGGCTCGGAGAGACATGGATGCTCTCATAACTGACAACTGGTTTGTACTACTGATCTGCTAACTAGCGTGCATGATCAAGATGTGTTATCTGTTGGCATATCAGTTTGAGGCTGATCAGTGTGTCACCAGTCAGTACTAACTAGTACCACAGGAGTAACTGCCAGGAGTAGCAGCATTGCAGTATTACGTACAAGACTGACAAAAAAATGGTGCATCGTACATCGCATATGACGATGTTCTCGTGCACATTCAATGGAAGAGCACATCGAAGTTGGGTGGTTTGGGTACAGCGAATGTACGctgagttctttttttttttttttttgcgaaagaaatGTACAATGAGGCTATGATGGCAGCCCGGTGTCGGGCCCCTGACAGGTTGAGTTGCATTGGATCAAGGCGGTGTATGCGGACGAAAGgtgaagagaaaagaaaacaaggaaTGGCTTGGGGTTGGGAGGGAAATATTTGTGGTACTGTTAAGATAAATGAAAAAAGGCACACTAAACCTGGCTttgcttttttctgttttgaaaaaaaaaggaaTTACCCGGTCTGCCTCGTTTCGGCAATAATCCGTTTCAGTGTCTTTGGTTGGACGCACTTTGTTCAGTTAAGGTAATCAATGAAATACggcttagatttatctaaatttgaatgtatttgTATATTAAAtagtttttaaatatatttaaatttagatatagATAAATCAAAGACATCTTtcgtgggacggaggaagtaATTTGTTTCAGTGTCTTCAGTTGGACGCACTTTGTTCAGGCAATAATCAATAAAATCAAACCGTTTGCTAAGAAAACAAAATTCGCAGCCTTCACATTTCGCAATAGCTCGCACCACTAAGCCGGTGTACTTAATTTGCTTTTAGTAATCCTAGGTGCTACTTCCAGCAATCCAATATGACCGCCTCATGTGAGCCATGACATAACACCATCAGAATTCAGATGTGTAGAGCATTGGCGTAATAGAGTTTCAGCAAGACTTGAACAGTAAGTTGAGAGGATTGGCAAAATGTAAGCGAATAAAAGCTTTTGCTTTCGGCTGAACCTCTTCAGCGTTTTACTTTGCAAAGGTCATCCTTGCTTTGCTCGCACGTACGCAAGCCCACTAATAAAAATCCTCAAATCATCATCGCACGAGGACCAGAAGAATCCCCATCACGATTAGTTTAGTTTCTTGCCGATTACTTTCAGGTTTTCTTCCGGGAGTAGTACTGATTACCAGAAGAATGATTCGACAACGATTATGTATTCGTCCGGGGGGAATGTCGTGGTAGTGCATGATTACAGCGCTACTGCATGCACGTGTACTTCCACCAAAGAAAAGGTTGGGCAAAATTAGAAACAAGTCATGGAACCAAACAATTATGCCGATAACTTGATGGACTAAGGTTAACTTAGCTACCTCTTGTCCCCGCAAAAAAGAACTTGGCTACCTCGTTTGCATTTAGCTATCTAGTGCATAATACCAGCTGAATTTCTGATGTTCAATAGTACCTCAATATTGGAACTACAACAATTATGTCGTCACTGAACACAATGATCATGCTGCTACCTCTAGCAAGGGAAAGCTACGGATGTGGTCAGCTGCGCCGTCAAGCCACTGACCGGAGAAAAGGATGACTGGATGAGGCAACAGGCATGAACAGCACAAAGCAAGTTAAAATAAGACGCTAAATTAAATGATACTCAAGATGATACGAAGTGCAAAATGGGAAGAGGCCCCTTCTTTTGATTTGTTCTATGGCCAAAGATATACAGCGGCAGAAAATAAATAAGATCAGACCAACACCCTTTAAATATATGGATCTGATcattgccatctgtttttctgttaCCAATATATCATACATTAGAGAAAGCTGCAAGCTGGAGATTCCTATGATGAGAATAGGGGCCTCAAGAGGTCTCAAGACAAATTCAGACACATAAGTATATCCTGTCCAGGCAATTCAGTTGAAAACCTTCGGTTGGCTGCAAGCTTACATGGTGTCTAGAGACATTTAACCTTCAGTTGGCTGCAAGCTTACATGGTGCCTAGAGACATTTAGATAATGCGCCTTGCGCAAGTAGACatgtagttagagcatctccaacagccgcGCTAAATTTTGGCGCTGTAAAAGCACTTTGCAGCGCGCTCTATACGTGTTTCGCGCGCGAGGCCATATTCTCCTTCGGCAGAAGCTCTAAATTTGGAGCTGTAAAACTGGGTAGTTGTTTCTGCGCGAGATTTGTACAGCGCGCTCTATCCGGCGCCCTAAATATAGTGCACCAGATAGCGCTTTTACAGCGCGCTCTACTTTACAGCACCGGTTACAGCATCTGTTGGAGCAACAATTTTCGCCGCTCGCGCGCTAAACTAGTCGCTTTTTGGGATACAGCGCTGGatacagcgcctgttggagatgctcttatagagcTCCAAAGTCAGCAATATAACAGAACATCAGAGCATGTTCGAAGTAGGCTTCTGGAGTACAATGTTTTGTTCTGCGTTTCTTGTATATTTTCCAATATATTTTCTCCTGCTTTCAAACTTTCCAATATATTTTCTATCAAGGAACCAACCTACACCTAAGTGAAAaacaactactagtgatataacaAGTTAGACCTAGACCTGAAAAGTAGTCATGGCTACCATATACCactagaaaattagtcagtatttTCATACATACACAATCTAGAATCCAAACAATGTAATAtgcacaaacaaacaaaaaatcagTTAGGAACGCTGACATGTGCAAACCCCATGCAAATATTCAAACACCTACAAGCAAATGCTTAAGGATTCTCCAGgaaaattgtactccctccgttggaTAAATtaaacaaatctaagacatctttcATGAGACAAAGGGAATACATGTAGTACACACTTGGGAAGTTGGTTATCGCGGAGCACAATCTAAATGGAACAATCGATTCATAAGAAAACAGTTGTCCCGCAACATTACACCAAGAAAATATTATCATCCAAACAGCCATGGTGAGAAGCGAATTAAGCGTTTGCTCAGCTGGGAGCTAACAGTAACTATGGATCAAGAAGTTGCAAAACCACAGCTTTATAGATCACATATATCCTCAAATAACACAAGCAAGTCACAAGGAAAAACTATGTCATAGGCAAGTGCAACAAGATACTTTGAAAGTGTGATTATGTTAGATGTTGTAacaataaaacaagcatgaaactgaTAATACAATGGACTAtacaattatcatgaacataaatTGCAACTATTGCACCCAATGCTACCAAAACTACACAACATATCTGCTAACATGGCAAGCCAACAAAGAGCTCAAACTTAGTCTATACACTGGGTTGATAATCCTGGTTATTCAGAACCTATGATAACCTAAAGCATTTCGTTGGAATTCAGACATTAGAAAGATGCAATAGTTAAAACCACATGGAAATGAGTTGATaaaaaccaatcaggataagataGGTTCCAGATGGAGCAGAATGATCATATTTCCAAGTTTATAAGTTAAAAGGTAAGGACACCAACGGAACTACCACCCCTGACAGGTCGTGAATTAGAAGACAACATCATACACTGGTTTATTTACCCCGCGAGACAAAATAGATCAATTAGATCTAATGCCACGCAATGGTCGGACCCAGGCCGGCAAGAAGATACCGCTGCTAGCACCACTAGGCTATCACCCACTCTGTAAGTTAAAACAATTCTAGCAGGTATTATTGTGATGATGGAATGATTAAGTTATTAACTAAACAGCAATATCCGTAGCGACGTTACATAGGCATAAATCATGATAGACCAGCTAAAGCAAGGTCAAGCTGAGCAATGAGCTACATATCATAGCACAATAAGCTAGTTTTCTATACATTAGCATCAAAGGGTGGAAGCATATCACCAAATACATCTCACTTTAGTTAAAGCTACATGAACTACTTCCCATTTACTCATTGGTGTCAGTTCAAAACAATACGAGCAGCAGGAAGATATATAAAGAGTAATGCTGGAATCACTATGGTATTATTACGATGACAGGATGATCAAATTATTGAACGAAACAACAATATCCGTAGTGACGTTACATAGGCATAAATCAAGATAGACTGACCAAAGCAGGGCTCAAGCTGAGCAATGAGCTACACAAGCATAGCACAATAAGGCATCATTTCTATACATAGCGGCAAAGGGTGGAAGCATGTCGCTAAAATAGAGAGATCTCACCCACTTCAGTGCCCTGCTGCAGTAGTACCATCCTCAATGATCAACCTGAGCCTTCGGCTCAGCACATCAAGCTCATCGATCCTCTGCTGCCTCCACCGCTTGGCAAGTTCGCTTTCCTCAGCTTCACAGGTGGTTCCTTCGGCCTTGGCCTCCCTCATACACTCCTCGAAGATATCCAGCACGGCGCTCGCCACGCGGTGGTCGTTGCTGCGTGGCGGCATTACCTTGCAGTTTCCGTTGTCCGCAACCatgttgttgtggttgtggttgttCCCAAAAATAGTTGGGACTTCAGTTGCAGCTCCATTGTCTGGAGTGTTGGTGAAAGCAGCAACGGCTCCGTTGGCTGCGATGTTGGTGAAAGCAGGAACGGCTTCATTGTTTGCAGTGAAAGCAGGGACGGTCTCGCCGGGTTGAGACATGGCAACCCCATCTAGGCTGGGGTCAGCTGCAAGAGGAACACCTTGGTGGTCAAAATACAGGTTGTTGTGGCCGCTCTCCTGCTCGAGGTACATCTCATCCGGGAAGGCGccgggagcggcggcggaggaggtaaTCCCCCCGTTGTAGCTACTATCCCCGGAGGGGGCCGGGAGGAGGTCgagcggcgctcctcctccctggGGGTTGGGGTTGGCGCGTCGGCGCTTGTTGGCGCTGTCGGGTCCCGCGAAGGGTGAGTTGGCGGCGTAGGCGGGGTCCCAGAGGCGGGAGCAGAGGTGGAGCACGTCGCGGTCGTGCGGCGCGAGTCGGGCGGGGTCGAGGCCCTTGGCGacgcgggcggcgacggcgcggtgcTTGTTCTTGAGGCGGCGCAGCTTCTCGGAGAGCTGGGAGCGCGTGTAGGGCTGCGGCATGGACTCGGAGAACTGGTCGTAGAAGACGTTGAGGTCGCGCGGGAAGGCGAGGCCCTGGCCCTGCGGGCCGCAGCCGAGCAGGCCCTGCAGGAAGCGCAGCTCGTCGGTCTCGGACCAGATGCGCTGGAACTTGAAGGCGGGGTTGGGGGAGGCGGGgttggcgccggaggaggtcggcgaGGCGGAGGGGCGCGGCGGGGAGCGGCGCTTGATGGGGAGCTTccgcgcggcggaggaggcggtgggGGGCGGGGGCGGTGTCGAGTCGTCTCCCGGGAGCGGTGCGGTCGGGGTGTGGATCTGGTTGGGGTTGGACGGGGCGGGGAGTGGAGGTAGTGGGAGGGTCTGGTCCGAGGCCATGGATGGATCGATCGAGCTGAGGCTCAGGCGCCACGAGACGAGACGATCTGTGTTGTGGATTGGGTtgcggcgcggcgcggccggaCGGGAGAGGGTTGGTTGGGTGGGGGGAGGTGCGAGCTGAGGTTGGAGACGGCTAGACCTAGACGAGTAGACGGCACGGTATCAGGTCTCACATCGCGTTCGCGTGTGGGGATTGGGTGCGAGCGCAGATGCACCTTCCCCTTCGGTGGGAGTGGGCAGAGAGGCTGATTCGTGGGCCGCGACAGGGTCCTACGACTTTGTTTTGTCAAAACAAAAACCCAATTGCTAAAGAGTGCTCGGATGCCTGTTGTCTTAACGAGCACTCGCGTGATGACCGTCTGATCGAGTCGATCAAAATCACATCCTGTCACGACAACGGcaaaacaacaaccaccccacctCCTCACACACCGACCAGCTCCTCCACAGTTCCCCCAGGAGCCCTGTGGCGGCAGCCGCCTCCTCCCCGGCCTTCCGATCTGAGAACTCCGGCGAGTTCGGAGGCGACGGGATGCGGCTGATTCGCCGGAGAAGTCGCCGCCGTCCTCCCTGCCGGAGTCCCGAGCTCGCAGGCCTGCTGCTACTCCTATTCATCCAGGAGCACGAGCTCCGGCACCCGAAGCTCGCCCGCCTGCATGAGACATGAGTTATGGCGCCCCGTCACTCCGTCAGCCGATGGAGTAGCTTGGCGCCGCGATGCAGCAACACGCCGCACCTGCTTCCCACGCCTAGCCAGCGAGGGATAGACGGCGGCCGGGAGGCGACGAGGACGTGCTCGCCGCGGACAGGCGCGTCGCGGGGAGAGGTGGCGTCGAACGGTGCATAGGAGGCGACCTGCGTGGCTACGGGTAGGAAAGGGAGATAGGAGGAGATGCTGGGACAGAGAGGACCAATCAAGCGGGGCAACGCCATGGAGATCAGAGGGAAGAAGAGGATTCGGTTGCGTGAGAGATAGGAGATAGGGAGAAGACGTGAACCTTATCTATTTGGCTGTTTTTCACTTTAATCCTTCTACTATACTCCGTTAAtttacaactatatgtattttcaTTTCTAAGTTATCTACAGCTAGTGCTAAGTTGCCTATCGCGATATCTCAATCCCTCTTCATATTTTGATTTTCTCTGGCAGTCGACGTACGTTGAGCTACACGGTCTGCGAGATCCCACCCTCCCCATTCTCTAGGATAAAACGAGCACTCGCTTTGTGACCGTTCGATGGTCCCGGGATGAGTTGATCACTACGCGCGTCTTGTGTTCCCGTTTTGATATTTTACACCCGGGGGACCGACCTGCAGCGCTCGACCTAACCCTTCTCCTCTCGGATGCCCATGCCGCCGCGGCAACTCCTCTTTGACCCAGCCGCCCCTAGTTACCTACCGCTGGCCGCATCTATCCctcaaccaacaactttgtctcCCAACCCGAGCTCCGCCACCCTGCCAATGACTGTCTCATGAGTCATGATCTGCTCGTTCCCATGCATCTCACTAGCGTCCGGATACTTGCGATGGAGAGGTACGGCGAGGTGGCGGTCGAGCAGGAGTAGCGGCTGAGGTGGAGGAGAGGTCAGGTGGTAGGCTTGCGCGGCAGAGAGGCAACACGATCTTAGTTGCATTTTTTGGAACAACAAATTACCCCCTACAAATTTGCGAAGTTGCCAACAAATAAATTACTTCATGCTTCTTCTAAGTTGAATTTTGTCGGTGGTATTATTGGTTTCACATGTGAGCTAAGTTTTATTTTGCACACAATAAATTGTTTTCTCGCACATTTGTTAAGTTGTGTTTTGTAGATAGTAAGTTGTAGATTCACATATATACTAAGTTGCATACCCATTACCTCTAAGTTGTATATTCCCTTGTGCTAAGTTATATACCTCAGTGGCATCAATCATTAGGTTTAGTTGAACCGACTACATGGTTTACTTGCATCCATTATTAGGTTAAGTTGCAACAATTACATGGTTTAGTTGTATCCATTATTTAGGTTAAGTTGCAATAGCTACATGGTTTAGTTGTATCTATTATTTAGGTTAAGCTGCAACTGCTACATGGTTTAGTTGTATCCATTATTTAGGCTAAGTTGTAAGAGCTATAAGGTTTAGTTGCATCCGTTATTATGTTAAGTTGCAACAAAACAAGGTTTAGTTGTATCAATTATTATGTTAAGTTGCAACAACTTCAAGGCTTAGTTGTATCCATTCTTCAACCTAATTGTAGATGGGACATAGACGGTtgcattttctatttctatttagtCTATTTGTGGGTAGCTTTTTTTATTATATTATTTTATATACACGATAAGTTGCTTTTGTCACATGATTCATGTTGCTTATACAAACTAAATTAAATTGCAGCGGCTACAGAGTTTTAGATGCATCACGTCTAACTTGCCTAAATTGGTGGATGCCTACCATTACACCTAATTTGCCTCCACTCCTACTAAGTCGGCTAGCAGCACACCTAAGTTGGATACCACTGATATTAAGTCCGCCTAGCACCACACATAATTTTCGTATCATTAGTACTGAGTTGGCTAGCACCATTAAGATGAATTTACGCACCATCATAATGAACTTGaataagtcagctagcaacattgTTTGTGAAGTGGTATAGCATTATCATGAAGTTGGATACAAATGCACCTAAGTTGCGCACGATTTGCTATTAAGTTGTATTTTTCGTTGCTACTAAATTGTTTACCTaagaaaccaagtaacaataatatTGATAAATATATTTGGCTACTGGCAGTGCTAAGTTGCGGGTCTTAGTACTATGCAGCTGCTGGTCGTTGTTGCTAAATTAGTACCTCGGAAACTAATTTGGCTATAAACCATACAAAAAATACTGTAAACAACTCTTTGTCAAATTTGCTTTTTCATAACACTAAGTTGCTTTTAGGGAAAAAAAATTGTTAAAATATATACAaatgggatctagtttcgaagatctcgtcGCGAGAAACCCAACGATGAAAACGGATCACAGTTGCGACATACAGTTGAAAAGTATTGACTTTTTGAATGTTTCACGCATGAAAGTTAAATACGTGCCAGTCTATCCAAAAGTTTCCTTTTTTTGAACGTGGGGTAAAGAGTTGCTAGGACTTTCTTTTTATGGGGGTGAATGCTTGGATATACAAACGAGCATCCGGGTGCTCCCTAGTCGCGTCCAAACAAAAAATACATGATGTTATTGTAGAAGGTTTCCTCTTTCCTTTGTTACTCCTTTGGTTTATAGAATTTCAATTCTTGGGAAAAATTAAAGGATTTTTGGCACTTTATCATTAAAAAATCCATGATTTCATTTTTTCTGCGTATCAAACACCCCTTAATCTAAGTTTCTCGTGCTCTTCATTATTCAAGTCCTATAAATAGGAGTAAAGAGAGCAAACCTACTCCAATCCTACGCTTCTCCATGTTATATTACAAGAATTTTTCGAAAAAAGGCAATTATGACGCTTAATGTGAGTATCAGACTTTTTTAACTTTTTTAACAGCATGTGAGTATTGGACTTCAAAGCTCCTTTGGATTGTAGAAATAGGCTTATAAATTTATACAGGGGACTTTTCTTTCAGTAAACCTTTTGAAAGTGTGGTTTTGGTAGTTAATGGCAATCTCTATAGACCAATGTttacattgagttatatttgtaggaattGAGCTTAGTCCACTCTTGAGCCACTTGTTAGCGTTAagatttgaagatgaagagagtgaAGAAGATTAAGTGATGGCCAAGATGTTCAAGGGGTGATCCGAAGAATGGACATGTGGAAGTTGAGCCTATTGAAAGCATGCACTACGAGAAAAGTTCAAATAGACAACgccccaaaatcgtccactaagggccattttcgtcgcctatgggcctaacccgacgatatgggttctctggtcgaaactgcgtcagacaaagtcctaccacgttgtTGTCGGTAcgtcgcgttcgggcgcccttccgccacggaaaatcggactgttgcagatgtgttttcgggagcccgttgactgctgacgtcatgcaaactgacacgtggcaggcggcgttaactggcagttaacagcgttaaccggctgaaaccccgtgataGATGGTAGGccaacacgaggcctgccacgccttaagcggtccggcccatttagtttgcgggtcgggccagtgacttagtttgaccggtctactatatagctgggctggtccattagttacgtgggtcgggcctaacctctaaggttgactggtcaaaagttaaattggccggcccactaagcatgtgggcccggccgaatgcactcgtttgaccggtcaaaaaGCAAAAGGGCTGGCCCACtagacatgtggggcccactttcctgttatcgggtcggcccatttaaAAAGTGGGGACCACcacgaagcaagtgggccggccaagaagttattgggccggcccaattagcatgtgggtcccacttttctgctatcgggccggcccatttagtaagtggggtccaccttagatcaaatgggttggcccaacaagctagtgggccgcccaaaaaaacacaggtgggtcccactttcctgttattgggctagcccattaaacaagtggggtccaccatatagcaagtgggctggcccaacaagatagttggccagcccaataagcaggtggggcccactttcatgtaaccggccggcccatttataaaatggggtccaccataaagcaagtgggctggcccaacaggttggcATGCCGGCCCAATAACAAAAGTGGGgccactatcgtgttaacgggccggcccagttagtaaatggggtccaccataaaagcAATTGggatggcccaacaagttagtgggccggcccaataagcttgtgggggccactaacgtgctaaagggccggcccagttagtatgtggggtccacggtaaaGATCAggtagatttcaattgggctgcatctggacatctgggccttcgaactatcctgctgagccttttgactcgtacaatttcagcccactccaaaacaggaaagttcggatttttcgaaaaaaacaggaaagtcctatgcttcgcaaaaacaaaaaacaaggagattcaacatataagtttgtttatgtaaaaatagcgatttaatttatccgtttgcaatagctcagagcgaaatacattgtttattgtctgcaaaataatcaagatatcacatgtttcttgtacggggaggctgacatcggggacccatgagccagcagtgtcgtcaacgttttaaaggcggcaggggatggaaagaaaaaataaaccaaaaatctgttggtaaaaaatccaagaaaagaaacattttcgttacgagaggatgacatgcgggacccatgaggcgagcagcatcctcggcgtttattgttcatagaggctgacatgtgggactcgtgagccggcgagcgtcatcaacgttttaaaggcggcaggagatcgaaagaaaaaataagccaaaaatcatttggtaaacaaaatccaagaaaagaaacatttaccgttctgagaggatgacatgcgggacccatgaggcagcagcatcctcaacgattccaaggcggcaggggatcaaaagaaaaaaaaatatctaGAAATTAAttgggggttcaaaataaatccatcaaaggaaacttttattgttcatagaggatgacatgtgggaccgacctgccaacaacgtcctcatcgtttcaaagggggcaggagatcaaaagaaaaaggcaaatagtcagaaattaggggtcaaaaataactccaagaaaggaaacttttattgttcgtagaggatgacatgcgggacccatgagccagcagcttactcaatgtttcaaaggcggcatgagatcgaaagaaaaaggcaagtgacaaaatatcaggagccaaagataatccaagaaaataaactttattatacatagaggatgacatgcgggtcccatttagcagcagcggtctcaactttcaaatgcggcttgagatcaaaagaaaaagaaagttgattgtacatagaggatgatatgcgggtcccatgagtcagcagcttactcaacgtttccaaggcggcaggggataaaaagaaaaaaaggaaatcgccaaaaatcagagggtgaaaaaaatccaagaaaataaacttttattgtacatagaggatgacatgcgagtcccatttgcagcagcggtcccaacgtttcaaatgcggcttgagatcaaaagaaaaagaaagtagccagaaattaaggggtcaaaaaaaaactccaaggaaagctttatcgttcatacaggctgacatgtgggatctatgagccaac contains:
- the LOC124700285 gene encoding uncharacterized protein LOC124700285; amino-acid sequence: MASDQTLPLPPLPAPSNPNQIHTPTAPLPGDDSTPPPPPTASSAARKLPIKRRSPPRPSASPTSSGANPASPNPAFKFQRIWSETDELRFLQGLLGCGPQGQGLAFPRDLNVFYDQFSESMPQPYTRSQLSEKLRRLKNKHRAVAARVAKGLDPARLAPHDRDVLHLCSRLWDPAYAANSPFAGPDSANKRRRANPNPQGGGAPLDLLPAPSGDSSYNGGITSSAAAPGAFPDEMYLEQESGHNNLYFDHQGVPLAADPSLDGVAMSQPGETVPAFTANNEAVPAFTNIAANGAVAAFTNTPDNGAATEVPTIFGNNHNHNNMVADNGNCKVMPPRSNDHRVASAVLDIFEECMREAKAEGTTCEAEESELAKRWRQQRIDELDVLSRRLRLIIEDGTTAAGH